The Vanessa atalanta chromosome 6, ilVanAtal1.2, whole genome shotgun sequence region caaatttcatcaaattccgttcagtagtgtggccgtgaaagagtaagagacagagttacttttgtatttataacatttgtatgTCATTCGTAACATATTTATTGTTCAGCACCGCATATCATCCGTGCGCGACTATGACAGCGCCATGATGCTGGAGCGCGGCACGGCCTCCGAGTGCGTAGACTTCGAGACGCTGAGCCCGCGCGCCTCGCTCTACGCACGCAGCAACGGGTCTACTGATCCTGGTCATACCGAATAGATTACGTCCAACACCATTCGAGACGAGCTCGGCGTCTCAGCGACGAGTCGCAGGTTATTTATTCGGACGCATTCCGTAAATGTATCGCTTTAAAAGAAGACTGAAGTCGctcgtatttatttgtttgataaCTTCGAGGACCACCGAATGACTTTGTagcaataataatgtaatgtaattttgacCACTTTTAgacaatttattgtaaataataaatcacaatttAGGTTTATCGAATAAAGCAGTAATAAAAAGAGTAGAAGATTTCATTTCAAACTGTATTTCCATAAGAACAACAATTGCAAATAACTCATTAAAGCTCACTCGAGGGCGAAAGCGCCTCCAAATACAACGTGCTACCAGAGTCAACGATACATTAGacaattatattactatataacaaattacaacaatatttacgTTGGCACCGATTTatacagtttatataaaaatatttgtgtcacGACAcaaaccatataaaaatatttacttacttaaaGTACCTTACTCGCGTAAATATACTTACagtaattctaaattaaatctcgacatatttaataaattctcttTTTTCGCTTAATGACTATATTGGTATTCACTTGCAACGGGACGGGTCGGCTGACGCGACCGCCGTACACTCGGGACGCCGAGTCCCGCGCGGTGCTCGTAAGATTGGACATTGCAATCTTTGGTAGCGACTACAGCGGCTTAAACGTTACATCGTCAAATATTAATAGAGAAGGCACGATAGCAAGCCACTGATtcgttttcattattattaatattcgtatGTATTTACATTCActctgttatattataattggattaaagatacataattatttaagattcgttgatttttgtaaattattgagctaaaataattaactatattttaataattgtatattatattgatacaaTGTCAGATAATCATaagactttaattttactacgGAATTGTTTAAGCTCGACCGTTACCcgtcaaaattaacaaaattgtgCGCTTCGATCATAAGATCAATACGTGAACACCAAAACAATTGCACATATTCATATATGGCCGGAAACACCGCCATTTTATTAACGCCTTTGttgagtattaattattttaggtaCAAAGCAGGTTTTTAATCGCGATCGCACCTCATGTTCTCTAGCATGTCTcgaataatcaattaatttagttgttataatttaatttcacatatattttacaataattaattttattgtaacaaatatataaaataaatataaagttaatcaaTCATTTAGTTAATCAATTCAACATTTCTCGGTAAATTTTAGGACATTTACTCAGAGCCGATCCACGCCGCCTTCATTCAGCGCtgttactaaaattaaagtagatcgAATACATTCGTCGAGACAAATTTACACGAACACGAAGCAAAGTTCGAttcaattcataattaataccTAACGAGCTGCAAATAAACTTACACTATGACCATTTCGGCGAGAATTACGCTGATACATAAGTTTCAACTTTCAGACATCTTTACGAGCAAATCATaagaatatttaacaaattttcgaataatgaaatataacgaTTGCGGTGAAAGTAGCGAAATAAATCGAATTCATTCGCATCAGGTGTAATTCTCACTGCTGGTCGGGCGGGCGGTAGGTCGGTAGATGGCTGGTGTGTCGGGCGGTGTGGGCGGTGTGGGCGGTGTGGGCGGTGTGGGCGGTGTCGGCGGTGTCGGCGCTGTCGGCGGTGTTCGCTACGTGGGCTCGCGCTTGAcgccggcggcggcggcggcggcgcgcgcctCGTCCGCGAGTCGCTCTGGACTCGTCAGAATGTCGGTCGTCGTACAGAGGACTCGTAACGAGTTCAAAACCGCTGCAGAAATAGCAATTTGTGTTGCAATTACGGAATGAATTGGCTGTCCCCACTTGAGACTACAATGCGTGAGGTGCGCTTTCTCTTTCTCATTTACATAGTCGATGATGATTCTTAGAATTGTAAACATAAGAAAACCCAATAGCATATAAACCATATAAGAGTATTTGAATCAAGCACCTCAGGTTAGGAGCTGACTAAACTAAACAAGACCAGCGAGCCAGTCGAAGTATGAAGAGCCCAAAGGGATAGAGGCCCTCTGCGATGGGtgacaaattattttcaagaacaattaaaattcattatttatactataaattgaaataagaaaaaaaactataaataaaaaagaatttaagAGATTTAACGCGCGGATTATCTCTTACGTACCGGGGCGCATCTCGACGAGCGAGCAGTGCTGCTCGGCCCACAGCAGCGTGGTGCGCACGAGGTCGGCGGCGCTGCTGCACGACACGCACGCACTGAAGGACTCCACCAGCGCCGCGCTCACCACGCTGAACTGTACGCTCGTTAAGAAATTATCGCTCTAGAAAGACTCATACAGACACATACGATTCTAAGTTAGAATAATATTAACGTAGTCTTCTCCGATAGTCTTACGATTGGTCGGATTCAAAGAATGATGAACTTTAAAACTAAACAGTAGGAACCCAATCGACGGTGTAAAATTGTGAAGCAGTCGTGTAAAGGATACGAGCCAGTACTTCCAGTTGTGCGCGGTGCGCGCGGCCACGTGCGCGGCGAACATCTCGCGCAGGCGGCCCGCGCGCCCGCGCGACACGGGCGCGCCCGTCGCCGGCAGCAGCGAGTGGCAGTTGCTGCGGGTAACGCCCGACGGTCACATTTGTGTATCTCACGGTGTGAGATACACAAATGTGACGAATGAAGCTAAGAATGTTAAGTTACTTACGAAATGGAATTATTTAAGCATTCGATCTGCTGTCGTAAACTTTCCATTTCTTCTTTTATTTGATTCCTCTCTGCCTTCAACTGCTTGATATACTCGGCCCCTTTTTGTAGCATGGCAGCTTTACTAATCTGAAAATCATCAAACATTTGCAATGTCAGTTGATAGCTGCGACCGCCCAGGTCGAGAGGTTCGTGTGCTGCATATGTGCTGAATACCGCTCTGCCTGGGCAGACTTGATTCCAGTTTGGAATTAAGCAAGTAAAGTTTCCAATAGTGGTATAATTGTTCCGATATTGGCAGAATTTAtggttttctaaaaatattttatttcaatatcgagtccgatatcaatttatttatctaattattaaaaacacaagtCAAGAGCATGATACGAACTTCTGTTAAGATCCACTGTGCCACCTCGGcctaataagaataaaatgtgaaaaaaatacattaatattaaatatttaccttagCGGCAGGATTGGTGTTGAGGTGTGGTATGAGCGCCTGCAACGTGTCGAAACCATTCTTGATGTTGTATCGACGCTTCTGTTCAGCGTGAAGATGCGTGCGACGCGCCTCGCGCGACTCCCGCGGCGACCCCGCGCGCTCCGAGCTCGGCGAACCCGGTGGAGACAGCGACTGCGCACGCGACTGCCGACCACGGTTCCATTAGCTCATGTTGCTTAGAAATTCCTTTACATCAGATTGAATTCCAACTTAAACTGCGACCTTTAGTTCAACTGTCAGCCACAAGCAACTCGCgtaaaaatgacaaaattgGGTACCCTTCTTTAAAAACTTCTCAATATTCCCATTCGGTTTGGTggagaatatttcttacagtgataATGTCTGCAAGCTATGGTGACTATTTAACAATAGATGATAGGCGGGCCGCCTATTtgcttgtattttaaattaaaaaaaaaaacaataaatgctTTTAGCTGTTCAAATGCATTCTTATCCAAATTCAAGTTAAAATCAAAGTGCTCTGTTCCTCctgtatgataattaaaatataccaactataaaaaataataatccaccgaaaaacaaattttcgatgaaaataatttttatttgcctGGAAAATTGTATACACTTTGGATAAGTTTAagattctaatatttaaaaaagagaaatattttgacgttattataactgtttttataaatcgaatCATTTTTTCTAAAAGAGATTGGAATTATTTGACACCGGATAATATGCATTTGCAAATATCTACAAGCATATACATATTTGGAGCGCCCAAGGCAGCCTATTTGTTTTTGTcggataataaaatgaaaaaggcAGCAGGCTTAATAAatctaacatatttttatcatttaatgcCAATCATTTAACTGAGTTTTTCATttgagttttaatatttttcatacatatatcaaaagttttatttagtatataatctGCTCCAATAAAATAAGCGTGTCTCAAATAATAAGTAAGCGaatgaatattgtaaaaataatattgagtatGACGTAACTTTAGCGATGTAAGGTACGCATGTTACGTTATACAATTGAGATCTCATCATTAAGTAACACATATCGCCATTCACCTTTTCATCTCCAACCTTTTCCTCGTCTGCAATAATCTCACGCGTTATCTATACAGATATAAATAGGCAATGACAAAACGGTTCAATACcttttttccatatttttaatctctttttatcatatcaaatacatatatctcTTGGTGGTGGGGCTTACAAAGAGGtagcatcttagtttccataGTTGGTGTAGTTCCTTATCAAAGTCggtcaggaatggttaatatttctagcatCGGCAATGTCTATAAGCggtcgtgaccacttactatcaggtggatCACTTGCCCACctgccaacctatatcataaaaaaacaataggtTTAACCTAATAATTAGACACGGCCATTATTTAATCGTATATAAATCTACAAAGTTAAGGCTCAAAGTAGTAATTTTAAACTTCCACCTGTCTGACAAATTCTAGACAATTTGTATTACATGACTATTTCATACAAATCatgtgtttgtatgtgtgtaacAATGGCGCAGACATGTATTAAtcaatatttcgatattatgaTTACTTCTCTAACACACACATGTAATAGAAAATCGATATTTGCTTAATCGTTAGCTTTGTTACTATCGTATGTGGATTGTGGAGATAAGAATTACCCGCAGCATAGAAACAAGTATCCCGATCATATTGTAATCTATTTGAGTACTAAAAAATACTCTACAAAAACGCAAGTCATGTCATAGTCAAGTAGGACGAATCCTAGTTagtaataactaatattataaacgtgaaagtgaatttgttcattatttttctttgatatataaaatttttttttaagcatattatataaactttttctaaCCCTGGGAACAGTGACTTTATGtcatttgtgcctgtagttacattggttcaCACGCCCTTCAGACAGTAACTGCTTCagaaagtattgctgcttggcggtagaatatgttatgaTGAGTGATTGCTAcctagtacctacccagacgggcgcGCACAAAGGACGAGCACCCACTAGTATATTTAGGGCACCAGCACAACTCTATACTTTAGTCTTATATCATGCAGAaagttaacttaatttattctaATGAATATTCCCAAGtgaaaaacagataaaaattaagtatacgtattaacctctaaaataataataattggattaTCTATTGATAGGGATTATAATGATGACGAcgataatgattaatattcgtTGTATACGTTCTCGTTCAATACTACAGACCAAGCACCAGTCGGACCAAAGCTTTTAATTTATCCCTAATAGTAATCTCGTAtagagaaatttaataaaatgctagAACCACTACTAGATTTGAACCAAACTTCTGTATTGTTTCATTTCACGGATATTTACTATATCCGTGAAATGATTATTATGATCACGCATGTCCaagataaatcatttttatgaaaacaCACGAGAACGGGAATGCGCAAAATATCAAGCGCCGtgaatagaataattatagCGTACAAAATCttgaaatcaatatatattttaatgaaaaattatgtgTTCATAActcattttataatgattatgctAGACCTATCTTAAgaattgtgttttgtttttttatcaaccGATATATTGTAtaggtatgtattttaattttgctaatttatttaaaacatttaaaaaaaaacagtattaaataaggcattatattattgaacacaagattaaatatataatttaaaaaaaaaccttatttcgGAACAGAGAAATCACAGTTtctcgccagttcttctcggtagaacctaCATTTTGCACTGTTggtggctttacatttaatacaattctgtaaaatgacctACTATTAAGCCCttattttgatacttatttaCTACCGTTATTAAGAATTCAAAAAAAGGTGCAGGAagcaaactaatttaaaatgtaaaataaaaaacataaagtaGTTCatggatgataaaaaaataatcattgcaTAAGTACACAAAAAAATCATTCGATAGATTACTTGATCTgacctattttaaaatataggaaGTAATACATTTCTCGGAGTTCACAATCAGTTAACATTCACGCACATACATTGCTCGTCTACTCAACAATCTTATCAGTTTCTTTGCCAGAAACCCACCAACAGACAGATAGTGACAGTAGTTTTATTGCTTCAGTGCAGATAACGGGCGCGGGATCGAAGTCTGGCATCAGGCGACAAAAATTTGCACAAGTTGGGAGCGTGATTGGCGATGAAAACAATGTCACAAATCGTCAGTACTGCGTTGATTAGGATAAGAAATTCGCAAATAACTGATAACGGACCGTCTATTAGATAAATACGGCCGATTGTTTCTAACCTCGCTGTTAAACCTCAAAATCTTTATAGCAAACTATTTCCTTGTTATCTCTTTTGTGTTAAAAAGATTTCACTTGACATGtttctatattttgttttaatttaatttactaatataacaataatttatatatacttaatattgtacaaaaaatatatatagtatttcaaGTAGGAAAgttgtaatgtatatataatatctattaattgcatttttatcataacaaatataaaaaaatacgttctaGTTCTTGGCTTAATACTAAGATGCATTACGaatataacgtaaataatatttgatgtctataataaaaattaactcgaataaatttaaatctgaaattctaaatatattagaaataaaactgattaaaagattttcaaatatgtatgtaatatttcataggtattttaaagtattaaaacttaataaatttaataatacgatAAATATCATAGCTTAGCAATATAACTTCGATAAACAAGTGGcataattattttgcaataatatatcttttgcAAAAGTATGAAGATAAAATGGCAACACGAGCCCGGTTACTGGAGGCGCGTCGGGGGGGCGTGGTGAGATAACATTATGAACTACTAAGTTTGCATTTTTCACAATACCTAAcgaatttaactaaattataatatataaataaaattaaaatacttacatgGTGAGGTGATATGATATCACTCCCAATGGGCGAGGGCTGTCCTCTAAGGATGGGGGACTTTGTGGGATCACTAACGCCCACACTCTCCTCTACGCtgttattcaatttatacaaGCTTTGAGCTGAAAATTAGAAGcttttgttcattttatattacaaatacacgTCAAGTACTTGAGTATCATAATAATTGTACGAAGGCGCGATTCGAACCACACCATCTTTGTTAATCAAGGTACATGAGATACCTTGTCAACTGTTCGcgttgtattattaaaacattaacaaaactaACAGTGTTGGGCTGAGAGAAGTTGCGCGAGCATGACGCTGGCTTGCGGAAGCGTGGGCTCGGAGGCTACACTCGTGAGCGGCGGTGGGCGGCGCGTGGCACCACCCCCGCCACCGCCAACACCGCCACTCGCGCCCTCCGCAGACACACCACTGGACGATGACCTCGACCGGATGCGAATGGCTCCGGGAGTCACCTCGCGCGCCTGTCGacagattaataatttaactctCCCAGATACGACACGGATATTTATCGTACACCGAAAATGTATTGATGTCTCACTCGCGAGGCGTGCGTGCTGGAGGCGTCGAGCGAGTGCGCATGGGCGTGGGCGTGCGTATGCGTGTGTGAGGGCGTATGCGTGTTTGCGGGCGCGCTAACCACCCAGTCTGCGCTGAGCTGTGCTCCCAGCGGCAAGCTGTGCGAACGGTACTGCTCCTTGTTACGGACACTCTTCGCACTAGCCGCACTCAGGCCGCTCACCACGTTGACACCCACCGCAACCTGCACCTGAGTGACGAGACGTCAAATTGTCGTTATGTTCCAGATTTGTTAATGACACGACTTCGATAACAAAATGTTACTCTTGTGGTTTACCTGTTGCGACGTTACCGGCACTAGAGGTGGCGAAGGTAATTTGAATGATCGCGTGTTGACGCTGTTCGGTGAAGATTTCGCCTTGAAGTCTACCGGGTTCGGTTGCAGGTACTGCATTTGAGGAGGGGAGTGTCGTACGGACGGCCGCACGTCATAGCTCTGCGGTGCCACGTGCACTGGGTTTTGCAGAGGTTGCGAGTAACCCTGGTAGTGGTTGTTCGTCACCTGACCCGAGTAATGACTTAGCCTAGACCGTGGTTTCTCTCGACCATATCCACTCCTTCCTTGTATTACTAAAGTAGAAGCATATTTAGAATTCTGTACCGGCTGCTGAAGCAATGATACAGTTTCTGGCGCGGTCTGTGATGGCGGTAAAGCTGGGGAACAGACCACATTATCAAATTAAGGTTAAACGACTCATGAATCTACTTCTATCCCGCATGTAAGATACTCACCGGAATTGTATTTAGGGTAGCATGTATCTTGTTGAGGAAGAATTTTGGTTTGCGTATTTACAAACTGTACTCGAGGCGACTTGCTCGCGTAGACGTTACCATGCATTTGTTCTGGATGCGTTGCATTTTGCTGTTCGTAAGTATTCTGAGGA contains the following coding sequences:
- the LOC125064955 gene encoding carbohydrate-responsive element-binding protein isoform X1, whose product is MTHVEKRQSRPGKEAIHSGHFMVSQFEAEDQDDFDDLAIPVPDEEQNAPKESAVATYTLPTTSEIFQHSDKEDSKQHQQLSIEISLTKLFKCMTLAYRQKLTSPKWNRFKGIKLRWKDKIRLNNVIWRCWHMQFIKKQNTLVCQFASPLDVDTHVKPETTILEGKYWKRRAEAVIAEYKKWRMFHIMRLFGKGDTSVQDSMSKLCGFQMSDMDTVESQCSDFAANMLTDEDYLTFMSDTLFSTITNHQPFAFPDCREIARGASLADFIQPSLGPLQPNLDDLMDTLEPFQDLLSSSRLPPVPEETTISSEDPLYRSGMSVDSYNPQNYIADNQNTTVAMPTSQMTIHGTNSNTQMISMSEPVKNDQLRVYNGRLFATSDLSNNILGTQEMLPSFPQNTYEQQNATHPEQMHGNVYASKSPRVQFVNTQTKILPQQDTCYPKYNSALPPSQTAPETVSLLQQPVQNSKYASTLVIQGRSGYGREKPRSRLSHYSGQVTNNHYQGYSQPLQNPVHVAPQSYDVRPSVRHSPPQMQYLQPNPVDFKAKSSPNSVNTRSFKLPSPPLVPVTSQQVQVAVGVNVVSGLSAASAKSVRNKEQYRSHSLPLGAQLSADWVVSAPANTHTPSHTHTHAHAHAHSLDASSTHASRAREVTPGAIRIRSRSSSSGVSAEGASGGVGGGGGGATRRPPPLTSVASEPTLPQASVMLAQLLSAQHSQSLYKLNNSVEESVGVSDPTKSPILRGQPSPIGSDIISPHHSRAQSLSPPGSPSSERAGSPRESREARRTHLHAEQKRRYNIKNGFDTLQALIPHLNTNPAAKISKAAMLQKGAEYIKQLKAERNQIKEEMESLRQQIECLNNSISNCHSLLPATGAPVSRGRAGRLREMFAAHVAARTAHNWKYWLFSVVSAALVESFSACVSCSSAADLVRTTLLWAEQHCSLVEMRPAVLNSLRVLCTTTDILTSPERLADEARAAAAAAGVKREPT
- the LOC125064955 gene encoding carbohydrate-responsive element-binding protein isoform X3, whose protein sequence is MQFIKKQNTLVCQFASPLDVDTHVKPETTILEGKYWKRRAEAVIAEYKKWRMFHIMRLFGKGDTSVQDSMSKLCGFQMSDMDTVESQCSDFAANMLTDEDYLTFMSDTLFSTITNHQPFAFPDCREIARGASLADFIQPSLGPLQPNLDDLMDTLEPFQDLLSSSRLPPVPEETTISSEDPLYRSGMSVDSYNPQNYIADNQNTTVAMPTSQMTIHGTNSNTQMISMSEPVKNDQLRVYNGRLFATSDLSNNILGTQEMLPSFPQNTYEQQNATHPEQMHGNVYASKSPRVQFVNTQTKILPQQDTCYPKYNSALPPSQTAPETVSLLQQPVQNSKYASTLVIQGRSGYGREKPRSRLSHYSGQVTNNHYQGYSQPLQNPVHVAPQSYDVRPSVRHSPPQMQYLQPNPVDFKAKSSPNSVNTRSFKLPSPPLVPVTSQQVQVAVGVNVVSGLSAASAKSVRNKEQYRSHSLPLGAQLSADWVVSAPANTHTPSHTHTHAHAHAHSLDASSTHASRAREVTPGAIRIRSRSSSSGVSAEGASGGVGGGGGGATRRPPPLTSVASEPTLPQASVMLAQLLSAQHSQSLYKLNNSVEESVGVSDPTKSPILRGQPSPIGSDIISPHHSRAQSLSPPGSPSSERAGSPRESREARRTHLHAEQKRRYNIKNGFDTLQALIPHLNTNPAAKISKAAMLQKGAEYIKQLKAERNQIKEEMESLRQQIECLNNSISNCHSLLPATGAPVSRGRAGRLREMFAAHVAARTAHNWKYWLFSVVSAALVESFSACVSCSSAADLVRTTLLWAEQHCSLVEMRPAVLNSLRVLCTTTDILTSPERLADEARAAAAAAGVKREPT
- the LOC125064955 gene encoding carbohydrate-responsive element-binding protein isoform X2 — encoded protein: MTHVEKRQSRPGKEAIHSGHFMVSQFEAEDQDDFDDLAIPVPDEEQNAPKESAVATYTLPTTSEIFQHSDKEDSKQHQQLSIEISLTKLFKCMTLAYRQKLTSPKWNRFKGIKLRWKDKIRLNNVIWRCWHMQFIKKQNTLVCQFASPLDVDTHVKPETTILEGKYWKRRAEAVIAEYKKWRMFHIMRLFGKGDTSVQDSMSDMDTVESQCSDFAANMLTDEDYLTFMSDTLFSTITNHQPFAFPDCREIARGASLADFIQPSLGPLQPNLDDLMDTLEPFQDLLSSSRLPPVPEETTISSEDPLYRSGMSVDSYNPQNYIADNQNTTVAMPTSQMTIHGTNSNTQMISMSEPVKNDQLRVYNGRLFATSDLSNNILGTQEMLPSFPQNTYEQQNATHPEQMHGNVYASKSPRVQFVNTQTKILPQQDTCYPKYNSALPPSQTAPETVSLLQQPVQNSKYASTLVIQGRSGYGREKPRSRLSHYSGQVTNNHYQGYSQPLQNPVHVAPQSYDVRPSVRHSPPQMQYLQPNPVDFKAKSSPNSVNTRSFKLPSPPLVPVTSQQVQVAVGVNVVSGLSAASAKSVRNKEQYRSHSLPLGAQLSADWVVSAPANTHTPSHTHTHAHAHAHSLDASSTHASRAREVTPGAIRIRSRSSSSGVSAEGASGGVGGGGGGATRRPPPLTSVASEPTLPQASVMLAQLLSAQHSQSLYKLNNSVEESVGVSDPTKSPILRGQPSPIGSDIISPHHSRAQSLSPPGSPSSERAGSPRESREARRTHLHAEQKRRYNIKNGFDTLQALIPHLNTNPAAKISKAAMLQKGAEYIKQLKAERNQIKEEMESLRQQIECLNNSISNCHSLLPATGAPVSRGRAGRLREMFAAHVAARTAHNWKYWLFSVVSAALVESFSACVSCSSAADLVRTTLLWAEQHCSLVEMRPAVLNSLRVLCTTTDILTSPERLADEARAAAAAAGVKREPT